The following proteins are co-located in the Spinactinospora alkalitolerans genome:
- a CDS encoding formimidoylglutamate deiminase gives MTPGAPRRYHCAWALPAADPGTAAATADVLIEVADGRITAVEPGVRAPADAERLPGLTVAGLANAHSHAFHRALRGRTGEHGGSFWTWREQMYRVAARLDPDSYHRLARAVYAEMALAGITCVGEFHYLHHGPGGRPYGDPNAMSAALVAAAADAGIRITLLDTCYLHGGLRADGARSPLEGPQLRFGDGSPDAWAERLAAFRPHGRHARVGAALHSVRAVSPADIDDFVRLHGELGRPWPAVHIHLSEQPAENEACLAAHGRTPAQLLADTGFLDACRPTLVHATHLTPGDVKLIRQTRSRVCLCPTTERDLADGLPPTGDLGPGVPLVLGSDGHSVIDMFEEARGAEMHERLRTGRRGGVAPDRLLRSLHESGHGDGLGWDGAGRIEAGSRADLVNIDLGGIRLAGSDPARAADAVVFAATAADVRHVMADGRWIVRDRAHLAVPDAAAELDHAIKELFA, from the coding sequence GTGACGCCGGGCGCTCCGCGGCGCTACCACTGCGCGTGGGCGCTGCCGGCCGCCGACCCCGGCACTGCGGCCGCGACCGCCGATGTGCTGATCGAGGTCGCCGACGGGCGTATCACCGCGGTCGAGCCGGGAGTCCGCGCGCCCGCCGACGCCGAACGGCTGCCGGGCCTGACCGTCGCGGGTCTGGCCAACGCCCACTCCCACGCCTTCCACCGCGCGCTGCGCGGGCGCACAGGCGAGCACGGCGGCAGCTTCTGGACCTGGCGCGAGCAGATGTACCGGGTCGCCGCCCGCCTGGACCCCGACTCCTACCACCGCCTGGCCCGCGCCGTCTACGCCGAGATGGCGCTCGCCGGAATCACCTGCGTGGGAGAGTTCCACTACCTGCACCACGGGCCGGGCGGACGGCCCTACGGCGACCCCAACGCCATGAGCGCCGCGCTGGTCGCCGCGGCCGCCGACGCCGGGATCCGCATCACCCTGCTCGACACCTGCTACCTCCACGGCGGGCTGCGCGCCGACGGGGCCCGCTCGCCGCTGGAGGGGCCGCAGTTGCGCTTCGGCGACGGTTCCCCCGATGCCTGGGCCGAGCGCCTCGCCGCGTTCCGCCCGCACGGACGGCACGCCCGCGTCGGCGCGGCCCTGCACTCGGTGCGGGCGGTGTCCCCGGCCGACATCGACGACTTCGTCCGGCTGCACGGCGAACTCGGCCGGCCGTGGCCGGCCGTGCACATCCACCTCTCCGAGCAGCCGGCCGAGAACGAGGCGTGCCTGGCCGCCCACGGCCGCACCCCGGCGCAGCTCCTCGCCGACACCGGGTTCCTCGACGCGTGCCGCCCCACGCTCGTGCACGCCACCCACCTCACCCCGGGCGACGTGAAGCTGATCCGCCAGACCCGCTCGCGGGTGTGCCTGTGCCCGACCACCGAGCGCGACCTCGCCGACGGGCTGCCGCCGACGGGCGACCTCGGCCCCGGGGTCCCGCTGGTCCTGGGCAGCGACGGCCACTCGGTGATCGACATGTTCGAGGAGGCGCGCGGCGCCGAGATGCACGAACGGCTGCGCACCGGGCGGCGCGGCGGCGTCGCGCCGGACCGGCTGCTGCGGTCGCTGCACGAGTCCGGCCACGGCGACGGCCTCGGCTGGGACGGGGCCGGCCGGATCGAGGCGGGGTCACGCGCCGACCTCGTCAACATCGACCTCGGCGGGATCCGCCTCGCCGGATCCGACCCCGCGCGCGCCGCCGACGCCGTCGTCTTCGCCGCCACCGCGGCCGACGTCCGCCACGTCATGGCCGACGGGCGCTGGATCGTGCGCGACCGCGCGCACCTGGCGGTCCCCGACGCCGCAGCCGAACTCGACCACGCCATCAAGGAGCTGTTCGCTTGA
- the hutI gene encoding imidazolonepropionase — protein sequence MSTPQSLLIDDIGVLVTNDPALGDGPSGRIEGAALVLAGARIAWAGPRAQAPAADARVDAAGRCVIPGFVDSHSHIVFAGDRSEEFAARMSGRRYEAGGIRTTVAATRAASEAELLANAVRLLREARSQGTTTLEVKSGYGLSVADEERAVRVAARLTEEATFLGAHVVPPEYADDPAGYVDLVTGAMLDACAPHARWIDVFCERGAFDADAARRVLTAGLERGLLARVHGNQLGPGPGARLAVELGAASVDHCTHLDADDVAALADPACGTVATLLPGVDFATRQPYPDARALLDAGATVALAGDCNPGSCYTSSIAFCIALAVREMRMTPEEALWGATAGGARALRRTDIGHLAAGARADLVLLDAPNPVYLAYRPGVPQVAAVWKDGALVSGSTGAAG from the coding sequence TTGAGCACCCCGCAGTCCCTGCTCATCGACGACATCGGAGTCCTCGTCACCAACGATCCGGCCCTGGGGGACGGGCCGTCCGGCCGGATCGAGGGGGCGGCGCTCGTCCTCGCCGGGGCCCGGATCGCCTGGGCCGGCCCGCGCGCGCAGGCCCCGGCCGCCGACGCGCGGGTCGACGCCGCCGGGCGCTGCGTCATCCCCGGCTTCGTCGACAGCCACTCCCACATCGTGTTCGCCGGCGACCGCAGCGAGGAGTTCGCCGCCAGGATGAGCGGCCGCCGCTACGAGGCGGGCGGGATCCGCACCACCGTGGCCGCCACCCGCGCGGCCTCGGAGGCCGAGCTGCTGGCCAACGCGGTGCGGCTGCTGCGAGAGGCCCGCTCCCAGGGCACCACGACGCTGGAGGTCAAGTCCGGCTACGGGCTCAGCGTCGCCGACGAGGAGCGCGCGGTGCGCGTGGCCGCCCGGCTCACCGAGGAGGCCACCTTCCTCGGCGCGCACGTCGTGCCGCCGGAGTACGCCGACGACCCCGCCGGCTACGTCGACCTCGTCACCGGGGCGATGCTGGACGCCTGCGCCCCGCACGCCCGCTGGATCGACGTGTTCTGCGAACGCGGGGCCTTCGACGCCGACGCCGCCCGGCGGGTCCTCACCGCGGGCCTGGAGCGCGGTCTGCTCGCCCGCGTACACGGCAACCAGCTCGGCCCCGGCCCCGGCGCGCGGCTGGCCGTCGAGCTCGGCGCCGCCTCGGTGGACCACTGCACGCACCTGGACGCCGACGACGTCGCCGCGCTGGCCGATCCCGCCTGCGGCACCGTCGCCACCCTGCTGCCCGGCGTCGACTTCGCCACCCGCCAGCCCTACCCCGACGCCCGGGCCCTGCTCGACGCCGGGGCGACCGTGGCCCTGGCCGGGGACTGCAACCCCGGGTCCTGCTACACCTCCAGCATCGCCTTCTGCATCGCCCTGGCCGTCCGCGAGATGCGCATGACACCGGAGGAGGCGCTGTGGGGCGCCACGGCCGGCGGCGCCCGCGCGCTGCGCCGCACCGACATCGGCCACCTGGCGGCGGGCGCCCGCGCCGACCTGGTGCTGCTGGATGCGCCCAACCCCGTCTACCTGGCCTACCGGCCGGGGGTGCCGCAGGTCGCGGCGGTCTGGAAGGACGGAGCTCTGGTGAGCGGCAGCACGGGCGCCGCAGGGTGA
- a CDS encoding ACT domain-containing protein, whose product MTLWRIRTVVEDRPGRLARAVDAMVGHGGDIVGLSIHADAAGAVDEFIVDTVADNRPMQQIMRRLGATVRPPRDGVVQARLPVAGTAPSRRPGRLMALMTQAGAAGDPDPGTGGGRDEPKAGPTGGGPAFTPFSAAGRWRKAVRRGRGL is encoded by the coding sequence ATGACCCTGTGGCGCATCCGCACCGTCGTCGAGGACCGGCCCGGCCGGCTCGCCCGGGCCGTCGACGCCATGGTCGGCCACGGCGGCGACATCGTGGGGCTGTCCATCCACGCCGACGCCGCCGGAGCGGTCGACGAGTTCATCGTCGACACGGTCGCCGACAACCGGCCCATGCAGCAGATCATGCGCCGCCTCGGCGCGACCGTCCGGCCGCCGCGCGACGGCGTCGTCCAGGCGCGGCTGCCCGTCGCGGGCACGGCGCCCTCGCGCCGTCCGGGGCGCCTCATGGCACTGATGACGCAGGCCGGCGCGGCGGGCGACCCCGACCCGGGGACCGGCGGCGGCAGGGATGAGCCGAAGGCCGGCCCAACAGGGGGCGGGCCGGCCTTCACCCCCTTCAGCGCCGCTGGTCGGTGGAGAAAGGCCGTGCGGCGGGGCCGAGGTCTCTAG
- a CDS encoding Lsr2 family protein — protein sequence MVTEVFTRKYCDPHAVRDEKVEATEVVQFAWEGTVREVDACAECKKEYETRFEPLVDYSRPVKKRRASKPKAEESAAKAQDAENESANA from the coding sequence GTGGTCACCGAGGTCTTCACGCGCAAGTATTGCGACCCGCACGCCGTCCGCGACGAGAAGGTCGAGGCGACCGAGGTCGTCCAGTTCGCCTGGGAGGGCACCGTTCGCGAGGTCGACGCCTGCGCCGAGTGCAAGAAGGAGTACGAGACCCGGTTCGAGCCGCTGGTCGACTACTCCCGTCCGGTGAAGAAGCGCCGCGCGAGCAAGCCCAAGGCCGAGGAGTCCGCCGCCAAGGCCCAGGACGCCGAGAACGAGTCCGCGAACGCCTAG
- a CDS encoding DoxX family protein produces MTGQTPTAPNRVADVAVLIARIAVGITFIAHGWQKIGSGVSGTASMFEAMSVPMPEVAAVIAMVVEFGGGIALLLGFALPVTGVLLAAQMAAAYVFAHTADPLLGGYELVLVLAASALALGFTGGGIAVDRFLPWGRPRGADRPEPAGVA; encoded by the coding sequence ATGACCGGACAGACTCCGACGGCACCGAACCGGGTGGCCGATGTGGCGGTGCTGATCGCGCGCATCGCCGTCGGCATCACCTTCATCGCGCACGGCTGGCAGAAGATCGGCTCCGGGGTGAGCGGAACCGCGTCCATGTTCGAGGCCATGAGCGTGCCGATGCCCGAAGTGGCCGCGGTGATCGCCATGGTCGTCGAGTTCGGGGGCGGCATCGCGCTGCTCCTCGGCTTCGCCCTGCCGGTGACGGGCGTCCTGCTGGCGGCCCAGATGGCGGCGGCCTACGTCTTCGCCCACACCGCGGACCCGCTGCTCGGCGGGTACGAGCTGGTGCTGGTACTGGCCGCCTCGGCGCTGGCGCTGGGCTTCACCGGCGGCGGCATCGCCGTGGACCGCTTCCTGCCCTGGGGACGGCCGCGCGGCGCCGACCGTCCCGAGCCGGCCGGCGTCGCCTAG
- a CDS encoding alkaline phosphatase D family protein, whose translation MTGISAAAFALGIEAPAHASPTASSVPADPFGLGIASGDPTHNGVVLWTRLAPDPLAEDGHGGMPLRDVTVEYEVAADERFSKVVKRGRAVASPELAHAVHPEVKGLRPGREYFYRFRAGREISPVGRTRTAPARGAAGSLAFAIASCQAWYHGHYTAYRDMAAQDLDLVLFLGDYIYEYGITAANLWRQGTGGLGRAHAAATVTLEQYRLRYALTKSDPHLQAAHAAAPWVVTTDDHEVENNYADDNSQYGVAPRDFQRRRAVAYRAWYENQPLSRESLPSGPDMRLYRRLRFGRLAEFNVLDTRQYRDNVPSDGGATGGEHTDPDRSILGSAQEKWLYKGLRDSEATWNVLAQQVVMASVDRDTGDGVTYSMDQWDGFTANRRRLFDTIAEHDVANPLVLTGDIHRHAAAELKADFGDPDSATIGTELVTTSVASDGDGSDSDNLAPIWLGNPHVRLYNARRGYVQVNMTPSEVTSDFKVIDQIEADADGNVTTAARFVTEAGRPGLEQVAGGVQ comes from the coding sequence ATGACCGGAATCAGCGCCGCCGCCTTCGCCCTGGGTATCGAAGCCCCCGCACACGCGTCCCCCACCGCCTCCAGCGTCCCCGCCGACCCCTTCGGCCTCGGAATCGCCTCCGGCGACCCCACCCACAACGGGGTCGTGCTGTGGACCCGACTGGCACCCGACCCGCTGGCCGAGGACGGCCACGGCGGAATGCCGCTGCGCGACGTCACCGTCGAGTACGAGGTGGCCGCCGACGAGCGCTTCAGCAAGGTCGTCAAGCGCGGCAGGGCTGTGGCCTCGCCCGAACTCGCGCACGCGGTGCACCCCGAGGTCAAGGGGCTGCGGCCCGGGCGCGAGTACTTCTACCGGTTCCGCGCCGGACGCGAGATCAGCCCGGTCGGCCGCACCAGGACCGCGCCCGCGCGCGGCGCCGCGGGCTCGCTGGCCTTCGCGATCGCCTCCTGCCAGGCCTGGTACCACGGCCACTACACGGCCTACCGCGACATGGCCGCCCAGGACCTGGACCTCGTGCTCTTCCTGGGCGACTACATCTACGAGTACGGCATCACCGCGGCGAACCTGTGGCGCCAGGGGACCGGCGGGCTCGGCCGGGCGCACGCCGCCGCGACCGTCACGCTGGAGCAGTACCGGCTGCGCTACGCCCTGACCAAGAGCGACCCGCACCTGCAGGCCGCGCACGCCGCGGCCCCCTGGGTGGTCACCACCGACGACCACGAGGTCGAGAACAACTACGCCGACGACAACTCCCAGTACGGCGTCGCCCCGCGCGACTTCCAGCGCCGCCGCGCCGTGGCCTACCGCGCCTGGTACGAGAACCAGCCGCTGAGCCGGGAATCGCTGCCCTCGGGCCCCGACATGCGGCTGTACCGGAGGCTGCGCTTCGGGCGGCTGGCCGAGTTCAACGTGCTCGACACCCGGCAGTACCGCGACAACGTCCCCTCCGACGGCGGCGCGACCGGGGGCGAACACACCGACCCGGACCGCTCGATCCTCGGATCGGCGCAGGAGAAGTGGCTGTACAAGGGCCTGCGCGACAGCGAAGCCACGTGGAACGTGCTCGCCCAGCAGGTCGTGATGGCCTCCGTCGACCGCGACACCGGCGACGGCGTGACCTACAGCATGGACCAGTGGGACGGCTTCACCGCCAACCGGCGGCGGCTCTTCGACACCATCGCCGAGCACGACGTCGCCAACCCCCTGGTGCTCACCGGCGACATCCACCGCCACGCCGCGGCCGAACTCAAGGCCGACTTCGGCGACCCCGACTCCGCGACCATCGGCACCGAACTGGTCACGACCTCCGTCGCCTCCGACGGCGACGGGTCCGACAGCGACAACCTGGCCCCGATCTGGCTGGGCAACCCGCACGTGCGGCTCTACAACGCGCGGCGGGGATACGTGCAGGTGAACATGACCCCCTCGGAGGTGACCTCGGACTTCAAGGTGATCGACCAGATCGAGGCCGACGCCGACGGCAACGTGACCACGGCCGCCCGGTTCGTCACCGAGGCGGGCCGGCCCGGACTGGAGCAGGTGGCGGGAGGAGTCCAATGA
- a CDS encoding polysaccharide lyase family protein: MSGRDPRPVTGVRTEGRIGAVDLTWRLTPWEPLVDHYAIHAAESADVEISERTLIGKTVYGRFTHDTLGPRSRTLHYRIVTVDAGGGRSRPSRTAKGVSTASMVVAGTPIAQVGEFDSKSLELALAPDRGQRDYVSRFPDGVDFLHGADDPAQDWCYLHPGPADAWGGRRRHTFRLRFSLEEAPSAPLGLAIWLIDTHASLAGTATIAVNGADIEEVEFRGGATRGSLEGDATVPGTALRPSFVERELPAANFRAGENVIAITKTSGSWHAYDAVGVFRLD; this comes from the coding sequence ATGAGCGGGCGCGACCCCAGACCGGTGACCGGTGTGCGGACCGAGGGACGGATCGGCGCGGTCGACCTGACCTGGCGACTCACCCCCTGGGAACCGCTGGTCGACCACTACGCGATCCACGCCGCGGAGTCGGCCGACGTCGAGATCTCGGAGCGGACGCTGATCGGAAAGACGGTCTACGGCCGCTTCACCCACGACACGCTCGGCCCCCGGAGCCGGACCCTGCACTACCGGATCGTCACCGTGGACGCCGGAGGCGGGCGCAGCCGGCCGTCCAGGACCGCCAAGGGCGTCTCCACCGCCTCCATGGTGGTCGCCGGGACGCCCATCGCGCAGGTGGGGGAGTTCGACTCCAAGAGCCTGGAGCTTGCGCTGGCCCCCGACCGCGGGCAGCGCGACTACGTCTCGCGGTTCCCCGACGGCGTCGACTTCCTCCACGGCGCCGACGATCCGGCCCAGGACTGGTGCTACCTGCACCCCGGCCCGGCCGACGCCTGGGGCGGGCGCAGGCGGCACACCTTCCGGCTGCGCTTCTCGCTGGAGGAGGCGCCGAGCGCGCCGCTGGGCCTGGCGATCTGGCTGATCGACACGCACGCGAGCCTCGCGGGAACGGCGACGATCGCCGTCAACGGCGCCGACATCGAGGAGGTGGAATTCCGCGGCGGGGCCACCCGCGGCTCCCTGGAGGGCGACGCCACCGTCCCCGGGACGGCGCTGCGGCCGTCATTCGTTGAGCGGGAGCTGCCCGCGGCGAACTTCCGCGCGGGCGAGAACGTCATCGCGATCACCAAGACGAGCGGGTCCTGGCACGCCTACGACGCCGTGGGCGTCTTCCGGCTGGACTGA
- a CDS encoding TFIIB-type zinc ribbon-containing protein, whose product MTELTCPKCPGSLARHTLVGVTVDQCGKCRGIFLDRGELEQLLDAEHRWTRGHETDSEYVGGRRRREGGPEEAEAHGHRDYQGERRRRQKSFLDEIFE is encoded by the coding sequence ATGACCGAACTGACCTGCCCCAAGTGCCCCGGTTCCCTGGCGCGGCACACCCTCGTCGGCGTCACCGTCGACCAGTGCGGGAAGTGCCGGGGGATCTTCCTCGACCGCGGAGAACTGGAACAGCTCCTGGATGCCGAGCACCGCTGGACCCGGGGCCATGAGACCGACTCCGAGTACGTGGGCGGGCGCCGCCGCCGTGAGGGCGGGCCCGAGGAGGCCGAAGCCCACGGGCATCGGGATTACCAGGGCGAGCGCCGCCGGCGGCAGAAGAGCTTCCTCGACGAGATCTTCGAGTGA
- a CDS encoding Gfo/Idh/MocA family protein, with translation MVGTGSRARMYTDALTSTHADHAELVALCDTNETRMRAHNAIVRENGREEVPAHSARDFAEMLVKERVDEVVVCTVDSIHAHYIATAMEAGCDVVTEKPMTADLEGCRRILAAQERTGRRMTVAFNYRYNPVHAKVRELVSDGAIGEVGSVHFEWLLDLRHGADYFRRWHRDKRSSGGLLVHKSSHHFDLVNWWLGTGPETVFAWGDLFFYGEANGRRRGLAADYDRAHGEASAQDDPFALHMSDSPAMRTLYLDAEHEDGYRRDQNVFGSGVSIEDDMSVLVRYESGAKLSYHLVAYSPWEGYRVAITGSRGRLELDVVENPHVSPEQDERTPVRGMPAPKEDITSALTLRRHWESPVTVPVTVGGGGHGGGDARMLATLFGAERIGMRANHEDGARALLTGLAANASIGSGAPVDVAGLLAGRPPH, from the coding sequence ATCGTGGGAACCGGTTCACGGGCGCGGATGTACACCGACGCCCTCACCTCCACCCACGCCGACCATGCGGAGCTCGTGGCCCTCTGCGACACCAACGAGACGCGCATGCGCGCCCACAACGCCATCGTGCGCGAGAACGGACGGGAGGAGGTGCCGGCCCACTCCGCCCGAGACTTCGCCGAGATGCTGGTCAAGGAGCGGGTGGACGAGGTCGTCGTCTGCACCGTGGACAGCATCCACGCGCACTACATCGCCACCGCGATGGAGGCCGGCTGCGACGTGGTCACCGAGAAGCCGATGACAGCGGACCTGGAGGGGTGCCGCCGGATCCTCGCCGCTCAGGAGCGCACCGGCCGCCGGATGACGGTGGCCTTCAACTACCGCTACAACCCGGTGCACGCCAAGGTGCGCGAGCTGGTGAGCGACGGCGCCATCGGCGAGGTCGGCTCGGTCCACTTCGAGTGGCTGCTGGACCTGCGGCACGGCGCCGACTACTTCCGCCGCTGGCACCGCGACAAGCGCAGCTCCGGCGGCCTGCTGGTCCACAAGTCCAGCCACCACTTCGACCTGGTCAACTGGTGGCTGGGAACCGGGCCCGAGACGGTGTTCGCCTGGGGCGACCTGTTCTTCTACGGCGAGGCCAACGGCCGGCGCAGGGGGCTGGCCGCCGACTACGACCGGGCGCACGGCGAGGCCTCCGCCCAGGACGACCCGTTCGCCCTGCACATGAGCGACAGCCCGGCGATGAGGACGCTCTACCTCGACGCCGAGCATGAGGACGGCTACCGGCGCGACCAGAACGTGTTCGGTTCCGGTGTCAGCATCGAGGACGACATGTCGGTGCTCGTGCGCTATGAGTCCGGCGCCAAGCTCAGCTACCACCTGGTCGCCTACTCCCCCTGGGAGGGCTACCGGGTGGCGATCACCGGCAGCCGAGGCCGGTTGGAGCTCGACGTCGTGGAGAACCCGCACGTCTCGCCGGAGCAGGACGAGCGCACCCCCGTCCGCGGCATGCCGGCGCCCAAGGAGGACATCACCTCCGCCCTGACCCTGCGCCGGCACTGGGAGTCGCCGGTCACCGTTCCGGTCACCGTGGGCGGTGGCGGGCACGGCGGCGGTGACGCCCGCATGCTCGCGACCCTGTTCGGCGCCGAGCGCATCGGCATGCGCGCCAACCACGAGGACGGCGCCAGGGCGCTGCTCACCGGTCTGGCCGCCAACGCCTCGATCGGGAGCGGCGCGCCGGTGGACGTGGCGGGGCTGCTGGCCGGACGCCCCCCTCATTGA
- a CDS encoding carbohydrate ABC transporter permease, producing MGLKQRQKTADPQTPPADPAPRRRGHRRRRPKDDSAAAYLFLAPWFLGLVFITIGPILASLYFSFTDYSLIGDPRWAGFDNYLAMLEDERLHSSLLVTFQYVFVSVPLQLGMALALAMILDRGVRGLPIYRSVYYLPSLLGSSVAVAILWRQIFGAEGLINSFLGSFGIDAPGWVSHPDYALGTLVILNVWTFGAPMVIFLAGLRQIPAMYYEAARVDGASPMKRFLHITVPLLTPIIFFNLVLQMINAFQTFTQAFIVSGGTGGPSDSTLFYTLYLYQQGFGSFDMGYASAMAWLLLVIVAGFTAVNFLASKYWVFYGD from the coding sequence ATGGGACTGAAACAGCGACAGAAGACGGCGGACCCGCAGACGCCGCCCGCCGACCCCGCGCCCCGGCGGCGCGGGCACCGGCGGCGCCGGCCCAAGGACGACTCCGCGGCCGCCTACCTGTTCCTCGCCCCCTGGTTCCTCGGCCTCGTCTTCATCACCATCGGCCCGATCCTGGCGTCGCTGTACTTCTCGTTCACCGACTACAGCCTCATCGGCGATCCGCGGTGGGCCGGCTTCGACAACTACCTCGCGATGCTGGAAGACGAGCGGCTGCACAGCTCGCTCCTGGTCACCTTCCAGTACGTCTTCGTCTCGGTGCCCCTGCAGTTGGGCATGGCCCTCGCCCTGGCCATGATCCTGGACCGCGGCGTGCGCGGACTGCCGATCTACCGGTCCGTCTACTACCTGCCCTCCCTGCTGGGCTCCAGCGTCGCCGTCGCCATCCTGTGGCGCCAGATCTTCGGCGCCGAGGGCCTGATCAACTCGTTCCTCGGCTCGTTCGGGATCGACGCCCCCGGATGGGTCTCCCACCCCGACTACGCGCTGGGGACACTGGTCATCCTCAACGTCTGGACCTTCGGCGCGCCCATGGTCATCTTCCTGGCCGGCCTGCGGCAGATCCCCGCCATGTACTACGAGGCCGCCCGCGTCGACGGCGCCAGCCCGATGAAGCGGTTCCTGCACATCACGGTGCCGCTGCTGACGCCGATCATCTTCTTCAACCTGGTGCTGCAGATGATCAACGCGTTCCAGACCTTCACCCAGGCCTTCATCGTCAGCGGCGGAACGGGCGGTCCCTCCGACTCGACCCTGTTCTACACGCTCTACCTCTACCAGCAGGGCTTCGGCTCGTTCGACATGGGCTACGCCTCGGCGATGGCCTGGCTGCTCCTCGTAATCGTCGCGGGATTCACCGCGGTGAACTTCCTCGCCTCGAAGTACTGGGTTTTCTATGGTGACTAA
- a CDS encoding carbohydrate ABC transporter permease has product MVTKSASRKPTAPARRAKAPNGSSHSVRDHRRRFFTHLGLIAFAVVMLYPLLWMLSSSFKPTTEIFRGPGLIPDGLMVDNYTEGWTALPFPFHHYLINSAIVVAGSIIGNLVACSLAAYAFARLEFRGKKLFFAIMLGTIMLPIHVVIVPQYILFSNLGWINTYLPLIVPKLLATDGFFIFLMVQFIRGLPKDLDEAARIDGCGHLGIFARVILPLSMPALATTAIFTFIWTWNDFLSQLIFLTDPEMYTVPLALRAFVDSQSQTSWGPLFAMSIVALGPIFGFFLAGQRYLVRGIATTGIK; this is encoded by the coding sequence ATGGTGACTAAGAGCGCATCGCGCAAGCCGACCGCTCCGGCCCGGCGGGCCAAGGCGCCCAACGGCTCCTCCCACAGCGTCCGCGACCACCGCAGACGGTTCTTCACCCACCTCGGGCTCATCGCCTTCGCCGTGGTGATGCTGTACCCGCTGCTGTGGATGCTGTCGAGCTCCTTCAAGCCCACCACCGAGATCTTCCGCGGCCCCGGACTGATCCCGGACGGGCTGATGGTGGACAACTACACCGAGGGCTGGACCGCGCTGCCGTTCCCGTTCCACCACTACCTGATCAACTCGGCGATCGTGGTGGCCGGTTCGATCATCGGCAACCTGGTCGCGTGCTCCCTGGCGGCCTACGCCTTCGCCAGGCTGGAGTTCCGGGGCAAGAAGCTGTTCTTCGCGATCATGCTCGGCACGATCATGCTGCCGATCCACGTGGTGATCGTGCCGCAGTACATCCTGTTCTCCAACCTGGGATGGATCAACACCTACCTGCCGCTGATCGTGCCCAAGCTGCTCGCCACGGACGGCTTCTTCATCTTCCTCATGGTGCAGTTCATCCGCGGTCTGCCCAAGGACCTGGACGAGGCCGCGCGCATCGACGGCTGCGGCCACCTGGGGATCTTCGCCAGGGTGATCCTGCCGCTGTCCATGCCGGCGCTGGCGACCACGGCGATCTTCACCTTCATCTGGACCTGGAACGACTTCCTGAGCCAACTGATCTTCCTCACCGACCCGGAGATGTACACCGTGCCACTGGCACTGCGGGCGTTCGTCGACTCGCAGAGCCAGACGTCCTGGGGGCCGCTGTTCGCCATGTCGATCGTCGCCCTGGGGCCGATCTTCGGGTTCTTCCTGGCGGGACAGCGCTACCTGGTCAGGGGCATCGCAACCACAGGAATCAAGTGA